Below is a window of Populus alba chromosome 2, ASM523922v2, whole genome shotgun sequence DNA.
GTCCAATGATCCTTTGGTCAAACTAGATGTTGTAACCTTGGTATGAGCTAGCGCCCCACGGTCCCCCCTTGAATTAGAGGGGCTTTGATCATTCTTCATGGATCGGTACCAAAAAAACAAGGTGGGGGAGGCAGAATAGGGTCACATAAGAATGCAATAATCATGGGTTCCACGAGGATGTTGAAACGAATTACATGCATATATTGAATGGAggattaaattcataaaattacttACATAACAAACAAGATTCAATTCACTAATTTCAGTATATAAGCTTGGATACTTCAgatttatttatagaatatgttttttataatattattgtattttttcaaaaaaaaattactgattcAGTTATTGAAAAGTCTCTAAAATATTATGGACACTcaagagaaataaattaaacagttaaaattaaaagattaactgataatttaaaatagaaattaaaaagtataattgtatattcataaaaaatcaatatggtTTGTGTGAGAAATTGGAAAAGactgaaaaaagaaacagaagtaAACGGAAGGTTGGGATCTTGATGGTGACgccatttcaaataattaatgacaGTTTGAAGactttttggaattttcttcaaaattttctCTTACTGTCCTTTTGGTCCCTCCCCTGAGCGTTATAGTCACTCGCCAATGTCAGGTTGTCATCTGGGATCTATGAGTGGCATCGTTCTATAGGTAATTAGCTGAGTGCGTCCTCCGCCCCCACTGCCCTCAGGGGACTTTTTTATTCTGACGTTGCTCATGCATCAATGAACCAATTAGTAGCATTtccagataaaaaaacaaaaagaatttgcTCTAACAAATAATTGCTATCATTTTCTCCAGGTTATGATATGATCCGAGACCAATGTGTAATcggaataaagtttttttttttgtgaaacttTGGAGATGTTTATTATAGAACTCCAATTCTTTTTGGAATTgcttattaaactttatttggTATGGATcgagaattttgaaaataaagtgatgatgtatattttaaaaaatcatagctagtttaagaaaaaataaactattagatattatttatatataatttcattataatttcaaacataTATTGATGTCTCATGCATTCTGGGTCATCATTTAAGTGTCCGTTCAGTGGGACAAGAAGAGGGCATGTCGAATTGGAGAAGAAAAGAATGTTCTGGGGTCGTTCCACAGCTAGCCATTAAATTAATAAGAGAATTCTTTTAtatagggttttgtttttttttccagtccaATTCTTATGAACTCTCTCATTAATGCGAGTATAATAATAGGAAGGAATTttctggagaaaaaaaaaatgcgggGAGGGCTTAATTAATCCATCATTTGCCACTCCAGTACTTTAACaccagatttttttaaaaaaaagtgagaaatcacacacacaaaaaaaattattttatatatatataaataaataacttaggAAAGTAATTGTAAATAAGTTACAACAAAAaacagtttaattaattaatattattgaaaaaaattacaataagagAAAAACTAACGTTTACTTCACAGGGGCACCAAAAAGTGGCTTTTgattaggctcaaaaggggcaCAGActtgggtgttttttttatgaatctttttcttcgttttttcgGTAACGTATCATGAGTTGATAGCTATTTTATAAGATCCAGTAGTCACGCAAGCAGCAGAATATCTCTTCTATTAATGGAAGAAAAGATGAAGCAGCTTCACGGGAAGAGGGAAGGAAAAATTGTCAGCCTCGAGagtaaatttctaaaaaaatttcgtGTTTTATACAACACCATCCCATGTAGGAATATTGAAAATGctgcttcttttcttctttttttacgaGGATATTGGAAATTCTTCTTGCTTCTTCAGATTTTGTCTTCCAAAAAACACATATCAAATGTTCTTTTATTcttctttgaagaaaaaatacaagCGAAAATATttcactggaaaaaaaatagcagagAGTTCTCCTTACATTAGTTGTTACGAATTAATAACATGTGTACACATCGAAGTAATCACGAACTTGGTGTTGAGGTTTTTCTAAACAACAGCAGCCAAAGTACgaaattgcaaaaaattataggatcaaaatgtattttaacCTTGGTTTATGCATAAGAGATTGCCATGCATGTTCCTAATTTCCTTGCGGTTTCATTTGTCAAATGCACAGGAAATTGTAAAATACAGCAGGAGAGGAAAAAAGAGTGGCCAAGGGACTGCGTTTGGAGATTTTAAACCACCACCATCTAATTTCTTTTGAGCTTGGTTTGCCAAGGGAGTTTTCCGGGGCAGACTCCTTTTTGGCAAGTATAGGGAAAAGACTAAAATAGAAATTGAAGTAAGACTATTCTCAGTGATTTGGAATGGTTTTATGGTAAATTACGCGTGGTCCGAGACTTGCTTATACGTGTATACGTGAAACAAGTAAAGTAAAAGGTAGAAATAGCGATACAATTTCTAAGAAACCGAGCGAGAAGCCATGAATGGACCTCCCTAGAGGAAGTTGCTTGGCTGTAATCTCTTATAAAAGCAGCGTTATAGGAATAGGCAAAGAGGAGCATGGATTCCATTTATTGAAAGAAGAAATAGTCAGGTACATTGTTTAGTTTCCTTGATGGGTTATTACAGATTTTATTTTCGTTATAATAATCCGTTGCTCTCCgctatgcttctttttttcttcttttgtaagATTTCTAACATCTGATTTTATCTTAGCAAACGGAGAGCTGGAAGAATAACCGACTGATCAATATAGACAGGCGAGATTAGCTGGGGCAAAAACGCATATGAGAGATCCAGAAAGGGACATGGCAAGagaaatttttaaagaaatgtgaaaaagaaataagCAAAACTAAGAGAGGAAACTAACCCGGAGGAGCCTTGCCTACCAGCAGCATCTACCAGATTTTGGAACTTGGCATGAAGCCTGTATATGTTGGTTTGCAGCTATCTGCTAGGAGATTAGATTAGTTTAACCCACTTTTAGCCTATGTTGGTTTACTTGTGTTCCTCTCTTATGCGTTTTTGTCCCTCGCCGATCTCATCCATGTCAGCTAAGATCTATACAGGCATTATTCTGTTCAAAGACGGGGATGGCATGATTTTATCCAGGTCATGATAATCTAGTTTTTTCTGACTATTATGCCTTGTTGGTTTCCTTTCTCTGTAATCAGGTAGCTCTTGTGATCGGAAAAGAAGACATCTTGGTTTGCTTTCCCTGTATCAAACTGAGGAGGAATCTTATCATTTATGGGAAATCTCGAGGTTCCCTTTTactttttgttcttcttctatTCACCGAAATTTGGAGATCCATAATGCTTACAGAAATCCATTTCCCTTTTGAATTTATTCTCAGCTGTGTAAATTGGGACTTTTCTCAGACCTTTCAGAACCGAGTCAAGACAAGCCCTTCCTCCGAAAACCGCGGATGGCTCTGTGGCTCACAAGGAAGGAGGAGATTTTGAATTCTTGTCGGGATTTTCGTCGAAGTTAAAGGAATTTCCAAGAGCAATGGGATGGGTTAGTTCTGGTGGAGAAGAAGGAAAACGTGGGGAAAGTAACTCTTATGAGAAGCAAAGGTGGAGATATAGCAAGGGGCAAAAAGGAAGGAAATATGATTTTGGCAAAAGCAAAGTGCAGCCGCAGAGATACGATTCATGGAAGCTACAGAACTGCTTCCCAAGATCCCATCCCATCATTTGCTACATTTGAAAgacttttcattttgaaaaagtCCCGTTTAGGCTACTAATGGCCCCAGCAGTCAAATAATCCTTGTGACAAGGCCACCACAAACTTTCCACGGGTTGGGAAACCATGTTACTAGGAATCATTCttgaaaaaaggaaagcaaggTTAAATATACGGAGCTGTTGCTCttgtccttcaatattttaatgcaaaatttcagctatttttgtttatatctctctttctttctttttttaatattgatgaagttaaatagaaaaaaagagggTAAAATATCACGGATTAATTGTATATgttctgaataaaaaacatgacattcaattttttctattattgtttttaaaaatgaaatgggATGTAGATAGgagagataataataaaataataataaaaaaaaccttgaaagcATACCAAATTTTAATTGCAAAATCATCAGTGTCATTAAAACATCTTAACAAGATGACCTAATAGTACCATATTTACCGTCTAAAGGTGGCGTGcggttcatttattttttataacaaatatgGTTCACTTGTTCATGCacttttattcaatatttcaatataaattaaaaagttttaaatttgggTCACTTGGGTCAAATTaacactttttaaattaaaaagtgttaattttttttaaaaaatccaatatttcaatataaactATTGTGATAATTCTTTTATTCATTTCTAATACTATTTATCACAAAAGGCACACATCATTTTGTATAAAAAGTTAGCATAATTCATTCCTCTGCATCTTACAATCCATTTCTAGTCAAGAAACGCTTCAGTTTTGTATTTGGGGTCAATGATTACAGTGCCTTGTCTTGTAGACGAAGTTAGGGTTTTTGGTGGTTGATTTTTTTGCCCTAAACAATCATTTCCTTATGTGGACCATCACTTCTCACGGCTTTTTTGGACCCTCCTTTTCTATCTAGTTGGGCAAATTTTACCCCCTCAAAGGCCTCAAAAAGTTAACAATCACCTTAAACACAGTCCCATCTCAGAAAGCGAGGCCCCGAGAACCAGACCTCGTTAGGAAACAAATTAGACAGCATATACCTAACAGAAATCGCAACACAGAGCGAGCCAATTAATTAAACCTAGTAACTGCTCCCAAGAATCTGGAGAACAGAAAGATGACTTCAGTTAGGGATCAGATTGGTGAAGATGGGAGTGCCCTGTTGTCGTAACCAGGGAGCGGGTTTGAACACCCATCTCGCATGTTTAGTTGCGAGGACTGACCACTCATCATCATATCCCGTTAAACCCTGAAGGATCATGCTCTTTACTGGAGCAATCTCTCTCCTTTATAACGAGCTTGGAGACCTCCATCTTACTATCTTGCCGATGTGGGACTACAATCCTCAACTGCCTCAGCATCCTTTGTCCGTTCTGTGTCTTATATTACATATGGCAAATGACATATCTTCGATTTATTTGAAtggatatgtttttcttttctctctagaTAAGTGTTTATtatctagaagaaaaaaattaaaagtttatctCATGCTTTCAAATTTCAAGTCTTTTTGGCTTCATATATTTGAAATGATAAATCTCACGATTACAAGCTTCATGGTGATTTGAGATAGATAACAAACACTTGTGTAAAACTAGCTTCCACTATACAATTAGAAAGATATCagcaaagaaataaattaagaattgttACATCCAAGCTccatttaaaatctaaattaaaaaaataaaaagagtttactATAAATCTTAGGATtagagagaagagaaataagtaaagataaatataataattttcaatgagaaaagagatattttttatcttttcgaAAGTCTGGATAATTTTCTACAAATAATCAAACAGATGAAAGAGTATGAATTAACAGTctaataaaaatgtattaattaatacataatctaataaaaacGAATCTAAAATAACGTTTGCTATAAACCAGAGATTTCTCCACACAAGATGGCGTTTTCAGGAATTGGAAATTTCATCTCTAACAGGAATGGTTGATGGATCCTCCTCTCCAATGCCTCTGACTCGCAAGTATAACTCTTGCCCTAGATACCATCTCTCCACATCCTGTGATCTCAGATTCCACAACCCTTGATTGTCCAGCATAACCATCACTGCCGTCCATCCGAATGGATAAACCTATCAAGCGATCACAAATTTGTGATAAAAAGAGTATTAGGCATATCGTTTCACATCCCTTGATCAAAAATTGGTGTTCAATGATCTGCAAGTCAACAAACCTGAACTGTAGAACGAGAAAACAGCATCATTCAAGTTATATGTTGCCTTCATACCCTCTTCCCATGATGATGTACCAAACTCCATGCTGCAATTAGAATTCACAATTTTCAGTGAAGGGATTAAATGAATCAAATTAAGCTTATTCCACCAATAAATATTGGCTTTGAAAGTCCCACTAAAACATGGAGCATGAGAAGCCTCACCCAACAACAAAGAAGTTGTAGCCGTCAAGGTGCCATGTTTGCAAAGACGGGGGTAGGATTTTCAAACACCAAATGGTAAAACTCTCTGTAATTTGCATTGATAACTGAAGTATTCAATGTCGAGATACCATTATCAATAGGGGTATCTGGAAAAATTCCAGTCTTCGATGTTTCGAGCTCGAAATAGTCTGCCATCTTTAATGGTGTCCCTTGGCTCACAAATGACACCCCGTTGACTGTATACAGGTGTCTATTTATATCGGTCTCACCGTTCCTGAGGACTATTGTATGGGACACGTTGATGCTGCCATAGTGATATGAACCTTGAGGATTTGGCCTGGCAGCTCCCGCTGACAAGTTCCACCTGATCAAGCACCAAATTGACAGCTTTTAACCATATGTTATTCGTGTTTTACTTGGGATTAGCGATGCGTACCTTATTGAACGAGCTTGTTCAATGGAGTAAAAATAATCATGTAACTGTGGTCCTGGGGGAAGTGGGCCGGATGGAAAATCATCAGAGTTCGGGTAGCGAATGACGCCGACTCCAAAAAGTTCAGCGTCAGTTAAACGGGAACTTGCAACCATGTAGAAGGACTTGCCACTAGTTTGATTCTTCGCTGTAACTAAGACTGAGGAGGATTGACCAACATGGATGTCCAGATTACTATAAGTTTGTTGTGCTGTGTAAGACCCTTCTGTCTCCACTAACAACATTAGATGGTCTTGAATCCTGAAGTTCAACGAAGTTTTCAAGCCCACATTTGAAATCCTTAGCCTGTATGTAGCCCCTGTAATCCAAGAAGATCATAATCAAATAAGTTGTTCCTCTGAATTCATATATAGTTTCTGTTGTCGATTGCACAGCAAAACATTATAGTAAAGGCTGGTGCAATCGACAACAGAAACAAATCAAGAGATACTACACGTTcgattttgaaaaaacaaatcaagagagaTAGACTCCACTTTTAAGAAAGTAATATAAAAGAGATAAACTCAATCTTGAAAAACCTAACAAATtcttgttgaataaaaaatttaaaatttaaatttaactacTAGATAATAAGTACCAGCattcttaaacaaaataatctagaataataaacaatcttaaaattctttaataaataaatataatttccgTAATAAAGTATATGTGTATTCACCTGGTTGAAATTCAAAAACTGTTTCATTAGGACCCCGTCCATTGATAAGAATTCCACTGGGATTCTGAAGTCCAGTCCCATTATCAAGCAAAGCCCTCAAAtcctagagagagaaaaaaggcaTAATCATAATTGTTGTAACAatttatatgtgaaaatatgataGATCCCAGGAAATCATACCCGGTGATCTGCACTGTACCAATCTCCAATGAGGACATCAATATCTCCATGAGGTTGTGGAAATGGAATAGGAATAACCTCACGATTATTCACACGAATAGGACCATATCCACCAGCAGCTTTGTGCAGGAGAAGTGATgggaaataaaagaaacttCCGATCTGATCCTTCACTTGAAAACTGTATGTCCAGTTCCGGCCAGGTAGTATTGGACAGTTAGTCTCTTGCACCCCATCTTGCCATGAATTCCTTCTCATTTGCAGTCCGTTCCTACATTGAATTTATGCAATCTCAAGCTGTCCTTACATGCGTActaaaaatagaagaatctGTGCTTGATTGTAAATGCATACCATGTCATAAGGAATGGTTCTGTCAAGTTGTTATGAACATTGATGTTTAGCACATCATTTGTTGTTGCATTCAACAATGGTCCCGGAAATTGATCGTTGATCACAATCACCTGCATAattgaaaacaagaagaaaagagaacacTTGTACTGAAAAGTGAAACAAAATTCCAAGCACATAACACTAGCAAGTACAAAGGATGTAAGAAAAGATTGAAGAACCTGTTTGGTAAGAGCAAGAGGAGCACGGTGAGAGAAGGAAACTGTCCAGTCATAGGAAAGCGATTTGCCATCTACCAACACAGCGAGGGAGGAGAAGTAGAAAAGGATGAGGCTGAAAGGACTCATATCTACGTTTGCTTTCCTGACCATGCCATGAAATATAACCTAAATATATTTCTATCAACGAAGAACTAAACTTGAAGAAGCCAACTCGTAAGAGTAgaactctttatatatataaattcatttgtttttataatttatagatgGATTCCAGATAAGTTTAGTTTGTGTACAGGTTATCCACGAATAcaacattgtttaattttttatgtttttgaataatatCGTATATTAATCAATTTCTATcacttatttaatatttaattagagtAAGGATATATATATGGCCCAACAAGCTTCAAAAGCAAATGCCCAATGAGCCCAGCAAGTTGGAAATAGTTGCAAGCCTGTCACTGAGTTCACTCGTGATTAATTCGTGTTTTAAATTTCGTTTTCGTCAGCAGTGGCAGTTAGCTCATCTAAGAGAAATGGGTAAACAACATTGTAATAACATTCCACTTCAGTCCTTATAATttaaagtttcttttttataactCTATTCATGACGCCTTGTcccttttttttagataaaaaaatgaagtctcTGTAATTTACAAATTATTCAATTCAGTCTCAAAATGTCTCCCCATACTCTACATGTATACACACACTGGTTATGTTTGTGTTTGGTTAGCATTTCAGTGCAAAAAGAATA
It encodes the following:
- the LOC118029403 gene encoding LOW QUALITY PROTEIN: monocopper oxidase-like protein SKS1 (The sequence of the model RefSeq protein was modified relative to this genomic sequence to represent the inferred CDS: deleted 3 bases in 3 codons); translated protein: MVRKANVDMSPFSLILFYFSSLAVLVDGKSLSYDWTVSFSHRAPLALTKQVIVINDQFPGPLLNATTNDVLNINVHNNLTEPFLMTWNGLQMRRNSWQDGVQETNCPILPGRNWTYSFQVKDQIGSFFYFPSLLLHKAAGGYGPIRVNNREVIPIPFPQPHGDIDVLIGDWYSADHRDLRALLDNGTGLQNPSGILINGRGPNETVFEFQPGATYRLRISNVGLKTSLNFRIQDHLMLLVETEGSYTAQQTYSNLDIHVGQSSSVLVTAKNQTSGKSFYMVASSRLTDAELFGVGVIRYPNSDDFPSGPLPPGPQLHDYFYSIEQARSIRWNLSAGAARPNPQGSYHYGSINVSHTIVLRNGETDINRHLYTVNGVSFVSQGTPLKMADYFELETSKTGIFPDTPIDNGISTLNTSVINANYREFYHLVFENPTPSLQTWHLDGYNFFVVGMEFGTSSWEEGMKATYNLNDAVSRSTVQVYPFGWTAVMVMLDNQGLWNLRSQDVERWYLGQELYLRVRGIGEEDPSTIPVRDEFPIPENAILCGEISGL